One part of the Truepera radiovictrix DSM 17093 genome encodes these proteins:
- a CDS encoding transaldolase family protein, with amino-acid sequence MNPPEPHVYLDSADLEVLRGVLPNPLVYGVTTNPTLMRRAGLAYADLPGFAAAVQGLGARAVHLQVPCSSAEKTLEAGRELAALGPPGFVVVKIPATREGFSGAAALVAEGVPVTMTAVYRPEQALWSQMVGAAYAAPYLGRLEDAGEDGLGLIGRMQRLLARYAGAHPTRLLVASVRTREAVLALLELGVGALTLPPALFTELTNDAETARAAETFLEDARALMNAHDT; translated from the coding sequence GTGAATCCTCCGGAGCCGCACGTGTACCTCGACAGCGCCGACTTGGAGGTGCTAAGGGGGGTGCTGCCCAACCCGCTGGTGTACGGCGTCACCACCAACCCCACGCTGATGCGGCGCGCTGGCCTTGCTTACGCCGACCTACCGGGCTTCGCGGCGGCGGTGCAGGGGCTTGGGGCCCGGGCCGTGCACCTCCAGGTGCCGTGCAGCAGCGCCGAAAAGACCCTCGAGGCGGGCCGGGAGCTCGCCGCATTGGGGCCGCCCGGGTTCGTCGTCGTCAAGATCCCGGCGACGCGCGAGGGGTTTTCGGGGGCGGCGGCGCTCGTCGCCGAAGGGGTCCCCGTGACGATGACGGCGGTTTACCGCCCCGAGCAGGCCCTCTGGTCGCAGATGGTGGGCGCCGCCTACGCCGCGCCCTACTTGGGGCGTTTGGAGGACGCCGGGGAGGACGGCCTAGGTTTAATCGGGCGGATGCAGCGGCTTTTGGCGCGCTACGCGGGCGCGCACCCGACCCGTTTGCTCGTGGCGAGCGTGCGCACGCGCGAGGCGGTGCTGGCGCTCCTCGAGCTGGGCGTCGGGGCGCTCACCCTGCCGCCCGCGCTCTTCACCGAGCTGACAAACGACGCCGAAACGGCCCGCGCCGCCGAGACGTTTCTGGAGGACGCCCGCGCGCTCATGAACGCACACGACACCTGA
- a CDS encoding ABC transporter ATP-binding protein: protein MSDVVIVKEDKAPKGPRVSGVDKRGSAKGEYLLEVNNLKKYFPIKGGIFSRTVANVKAVEDFTLKIKPGEVVGLVGESGSGKTTAGRTILRLIEPTSGEILFNGTDLAKLSKAQMREYRKEMQIIFQDPFASLNPRMTVGDIIGEALDIHKLARGKAREERVVQLLERTGLSAAHMRRYPHEFSGGQRQRIGIARALAVDPQFIVADEPVSALDVSIQAQVVNLLQDLKEELGLTLLFIAHDLGVVEYISDRVVVMYLGRIMEIAPAKELYANPVHPYTEALLSAVPIPDPTVRRERIILQGDIPSPINPPSGCVFRTRCPIAAKECAEVVPPLEEVSPGHFKACIRRPGPV from the coding sequence GTGAGCGACGTCGTCATTGTTAAAGAAGACAAGGCGCCCAAAGGGCCACGCGTCAGCGGTGTTGACAAACGGGGCAGCGCTAAGGGGGAATACCTCCTCGAGGTCAACAACCTCAAAAAGTACTTCCCCATCAAGGGCGGCATCTTTTCACGCACGGTCGCCAACGTCAAAGCGGTCGAGGACTTTACCCTCAAGATCAAACCGGGCGAGGTCGTCGGGCTCGTCGGGGAGTCGGGGAGCGGCAAGACGACCGCCGGCCGGACCATCTTGCGGCTGATCGAACCCACCTCGGGCGAGATTCTCTTTAACGGCACCGACCTCGCCAAGCTCTCCAAAGCGCAGATGCGCGAGTACCGCAAAGAGATGCAGATCATCTTCCAAGACCCCTTTGCGAGCCTCAACCCGCGCATGACGGTCGGCGACATTATCGGCGAGGCGTTAGACATCCACAAGCTCGCGCGCGGCAAGGCGCGCGAAGAGCGGGTCGTGCAGCTTTTGGAGCGTACCGGCCTCTCGGCGGCGCACATGCGCCGCTACCCGCACGAGTTCTCGGGGGGGCAGCGTCAGCGCATCGGCATCGCCCGCGCGCTCGCGGTCGACCCGCAGTTCATCGTCGCCGACGAACCGGTCTCGGCTCTTGACGTCTCCATTCAGGCGCAGGTCGTCAACTTGCTGCAAGACCTCAAGGAGGAGCTCGGCCTGACGCTCCTTTTCATCGCCCACGACCTAGGCGTCGTCGAGTACATCTCCGACCGCGTGGTGGTGATGTACCTGGGCCGCATCATGGAGATCGCCCCGGCCAAGGAGCTCTACGCCAACCCCGTGCACCCCTACACCGAAGCGCTCCTCTCGGCGGTGCCCATCCCCGACCCGACGGTGCGGCGCGAGCGCATCATCTTGCAGGGCGACATCCCTAGCCCCATCAACCCGCCCTCGGGCTGCGTCTTCCGGACGCGCTGCCCGATCGCAGCCAAAGAGTGCGCGGAGGTCGTGCCGCCCTTGGAGGAGGTCTCCCCCGGCCACTTCAAAGCGTGCATCCGGCGCCCTGGGCCGGTCTAA
- a CDS encoding fucose isomerase, with translation MDDLQPTLPITHALLVASGDLRETANRVCWPAQAAMEAALTEAFGRHGVKVTRAHPFDERTGHGFISSQRMGMDVFRTVPKDAPLVVAEAVWQYSHHVLAGLRDHRGPILTVANWSGQWPGLVGMLNLNGSLTKAGVAYSTLWSETFTDPFFERGLKEWLTTGRVEHDLSHVRSLEPSALSAEAAELGAHLAETLRRDKAILGVFDEGCMGMYNAIIDDELLNPLGVYKERLSQSALVAEMRLVRGSEARSVLDWLRRRGVTFVTGTDDETELTEAQLLEQARMYVAAVRMAHRFGCDAVGIQYQQGLKDMTPASDLVEGLLNNPDRPPVLHAETGEELYPGRALPHFNEVDECAALDALVTNRVWTALSLEPSTTLHDLRWGEPYPIAGEEPFVWVFEISGAAPASHFVDGYAGARSERQPPMYFPLGGGTLKGVSKPGEIIWSRVFVQGGALEVDLGRATVVALPEEETRRRWEATTPQWPIMHAVLRGVTRDQMMARHKANHIQVAYVPSEQAEHVLQVKAAMFAALGLKVHLCGV, from the coding sequence ATGGACGACCTGCAACCCACGCTGCCCATCACCCACGCCCTCTTGGTCGCGAGCGGCGACCTGCGCGAGACGGCCAACCGCGTCTGCTGGCCCGCTCAGGCGGCGATGGAGGCGGCGCTAACGGAGGCTTTCGGGCGCCACGGCGTCAAGGTGACGCGCGCCCACCCCTTCGACGAACGCACCGGCCACGGCTTTATCTCGTCGCAGCGCATGGGGATGGACGTGTTTCGGACGGTTCCCAAAGATGCCCCGTTGGTCGTCGCCGAGGCCGTGTGGCAGTACTCGCACCACGTCCTGGCCGGTCTGCGCGACCACCGGGGGCCGATCCTCACGGTCGCCAACTGGAGCGGCCAGTGGCCGGGGCTGGTGGGGATGCTGAACCTCAATGGCTCCTTGACCAAGGCGGGGGTCGCCTACAGCACGCTGTGGAGCGAGACCTTCACCGACCCCTTTTTCGAGCGCGGGCTCAAGGAATGGTTGACGACGGGAAGGGTCGAGCACGACCTCAGCCACGTTAGGTCGCTCGAGCCCAGCGCCCTCTCAGCGGAAGCGGCCGAGCTGGGCGCCCACTTGGCCGAGACCTTGAGGCGCGACAAGGCCATCTTGGGCGTGTTCGACGAGGGCTGCATGGGGATGTACAACGCCATTATCGACGACGAACTCCTCAACCCCTTGGGCGTCTACAAGGAGCGCCTGTCGCAGTCGGCCTTGGTCGCCGAGATGCGCCTGGTGCGGGGCAGCGAGGCGCGCTCCGTCCTCGACTGGTTGCGCCGGCGCGGCGTGACCTTCGTCACGGGAACGGACGACGAGACCGAGCTGACCGAAGCGCAGCTTCTGGAGCAGGCCAGGATGTACGTCGCCGCCGTGCGCATGGCCCACCGCTTCGGTTGCGACGCCGTGGGCATCCAGTACCAGCAGGGCCTCAAAGACATGACGCCCGCTTCTGACCTCGTCGAAGGGCTGCTCAACAACCCCGACCGCCCCCCCGTGCTGCACGCCGAGACCGGCGAGGAGCTCTATCCGGGCCGCGCCCTGCCGCACTTCAACGAAGTCGACGAGTGCGCCGCCTTGGACGCTCTTGTCACCAACCGGGTGTGGACGGCGCTCTCGCTCGAGCCCTCGACCACGCTGCACGACCTGCGCTGGGGCGAGCCCTACCCGATCGCTGGGGAGGAGCCGTTCGTTTGGGTGTTTGAGATCTCCGGCGCGGCCCCCGCCTCGCACTTCGTAGACGGCTACGCGGGGGCGCGGAGCGAGCGGCAGCCGCCCATGTACTTTCCTTTGGGGGGCGGAACGCTCAAGGGGGTCAGTAAGCCAGGTGAGATCATCTGGAGCCGCGTGTTCGTGCAGGGGGGCGCTCTAGAGGTTGACCTCGGGCGGGCGACGGTGGTCGCGCTCCCCGAGGAGGAGACGCGGCGGCGGTGGGAGGCGACGACGCCGCAGTGGCCGATCATGCACGCGGTCTTGCGCGGCGTCACGCGCGACCAGATGATGGCGCGGCACAAAGCCAACCACATCCAGGTGGCCTACGTTCCGTCCGAACAAGCTGAGCACGTGTTGCAGGTCAAAGCGGCGATGTTCGCCGCGTTGGGGCTTAAGGTTCACCTGTGTGGGGTGTGA
- a CDS encoding ABC transporter ATP-binding protein, which translates to MANRDAILEVNDLKTYFNTDDGVVKAVDGVSFHIGRGETLAVVGESGSGKSVTSLSIMRLIPTPPGRIAGGEMLFEGKDLVKMSEAQMRKIRGNDISMIFQEPMTSLNPVYTVGDQIAEAIQLHQKKTRRQAMKLATEMLDLVGIPEPGKRVHNYPHQMSGGMRQRVMIAMALSCGPKLLIADEPTTALDVTIQAQILDLMRQLQREIGMSILFITHDLGVVAEIADRVVVMYAGRAVEEGDVREIFADPQMPYTLGLMNSIPRVDKAAEHQARLEAIPGNVPNPLYLPPGCSFHPRCRFVQDKCKEAIPPLEDTGGGHMVRCVRWKELDLSERKVMA; encoded by the coding sequence GTGGCTAATCGGGACGCGATCTTAGAGGTCAACGACCTCAAAACCTACTTCAACACCGACGACGGCGTCGTCAAAGCCGTCGACGGGGTGTCGTTTCACATCGGCCGCGGCGAGACCTTAGCGGTCGTCGGCGAGTCCGGTTCGGGCAAGTCGGTCACCAGCCTGTCGATCATGCGCCTTATCCCCACCCCACCCGGACGCATCGCCGGGGGGGAGATGCTCTTCGAGGGCAAAGACCTCGTCAAGATGAGCGAGGCGCAGATGCGCAAAATCCGCGGCAACGACATCTCGATGATCTTCCAGGAGCCGATGACCTCGCTGAACCCGGTCTATACGGTCGGCGACCAGATCGCCGAGGCGATCCAGCTCCACCAGAAGAAAACCCGTCGGCAGGCGATGAAGCTCGCGACCGAGATGCTCGACTTAGTTGGCATCCCCGAACCGGGCAAACGCGTGCACAACTACCCGCACCAGATGTCGGGGGGGATGCGCCAACGCGTGATGATCGCCATGGCGCTCTCGTGCGGGCCGAAGCTGCTTATCGCCGACGAGCCGACGACCGCTCTGGACGTCACCATTCAGGCGCAGATTTTAGACCTCATGCGCCAGCTGCAGCGCGAGATCGGCATGTCGATCCTCTTTATCACCCACGACCTGGGGGTGGTCGCCGAGATCGCCGACCGCGTGGTGGTGATGTACGCCGGGCGCGCGGTCGAAGAGGGGGACGTGCGGGAGATCTTCGCCGATCCGCAGATGCCCTACACCTTGGGGCTGATGAACTCGATTCCGCGCGTCGACAAGGCGGCCGAACACCAAGCGCGGCTCGAGGCGATCCCCGGTAACGTCCCCAACCCCTTGTACCTGCCGCCGGGGTGCTCCTTTCACCCGCGCTGCCGCTTTGTTCAAGACAAGTGCAAAGAGGCGATCCCGCCCCTTGAAGACACCGGCGGCGGCCACATGGTGCGCTGCGTCCGCTGGAAAGAACTCGACCTCAGCGAGCGGAAGGTTATGGCGTGA